The Fulvia fulva chromosome 6, complete sequence genome includes a window with the following:
- a CDS encoding Ankyrin repeat-containing protein, with the protein MHAKTPLALTFDEIDDLLHFTRANEVQDLEQTITELSQKYQCATKDVLEAAVDAETGNTVLHFCSANGLAELLPVLSNKLGQTSTDNTNGASQSSKLVNHGNREGNTPLHWAAYNGHLAVVKLLIAAGADMWVKNAAGHLAMFEAERAEKDDVVQYLLEVGGKDVETGGSEGQASAEDVADVQDGEAESSASAQASAGAGSGP; encoded by the coding sequence ATGCACGCCAAGACTCCACTGGCCCTCACATTCGACGAGATCGACGACCTTCTCCACTTCACCCGCGCCAACGAAGTCCAAGATCTGGAGCAGACGATCACAGAGCTGTCGCAAAAGTACCAGTGCGCAACAAAGGATGTACTGGAGGCTGCAGTAGATGCGGAGACGGGCAACACGGTCCTGCACTTTTGCTCAGCCAACGGTCTTGCAGAGCTCTTGCCTGTACTTTCAAACAAGCTGGGTCAGACATCCACAGACAACACCAATGGTGCGTCGCAGTCGTCGAAGCTCGTGAATCATGGCAACAGAGAAGGCAATACCCCACTACATTGGGCGGCATACAACGGACACTTGGCTGTGGTGAAGCTTCTGATCGCTGCGGGAGCAGACATGTGGGTGAAGAACGCTGCAGGACATCTTGCCATGTTCGAGGCAGAGCGGGCAGAAAAGGACGACGTCGTACAGTACCTGCTAGAAGTAGGCGGCAAGGACGTGGAGACAGGTGGTTCGGAGGGACAGGCATCAGCTGAAGACGTCGCGGATGTGCAGGATGGGGAGGCTGAGAGCAGTGCCAGTGCTCAGGCAAGTGCAGGCGCCGGATCTGGACCTTGA
- a CDS encoding FAD-dependent monooxygenase OpS4, whose amino-acid sequence MPLDIIVVGAGIAGLSAAIGLARTGHNVTVHERRDSTKREDSGSGIQIQPNVVQILDDWGLMPEIRKVAHDPELVDLRTYNEGSVAKQDYRPLGPAPFGLRRVLKDIFRDHAIQQSVKICEGQGIDHVDVDHHAIILSDGRTVTAGLVLGADGSNSRVRKTLFPDSKPTVLEQCAFQVLVPLNKVQQDPEMREILDEQHVIIISSPGRSVFASPAPYHDLMVIQFVDHEYPLEGDPHPDQHNMKIKDLT is encoded by the coding sequence ATGCCTCTCGACATAATTGTGGTAGGCGCCGGCATAGCAGGTCTTTCAGCTGCAATAGGCCTGGCTCGCACTGGTCACAATGTCACAGTCCACGAGCGACGGGATTCCACAAAACGGGAAGACAGCGGCAGTGGCATACAGATCCAGCCGAACGTCGTACAAATACTGGATGACTGGGGATTGATGCCGGAGATACGAAAAGTTGCACACGACCCAGAGCTCGTGGATTTACGAACGTACAACGAAGGCAGTGTCGCAAAACAGGATTACCGACCACTCGGTCCAGCTCCCTTCGGTCTACGTCGTGTGCTGAAAGACATCTTCCGTGACCACGCCATCCAGCAAAGCGTCAAGATCTGTGAAGGCCAAGGGATCGATCATGTGGACGTCGATCATCACGCTATAATCCTTTCTGACGGTCGAACTGTCACTGCAGGTCTGGTCCTCGGCGCCGATGGCTCTAATTCGCGAGTTCGCAAGACTCTGTTCCCGGACTCCAAGCCCACGGTGCTGGAGCAATGTGCCTTTCAGGTCCTGGTCCCTCTCAACAAAGTCCAACAAGACCCCGAGATGCGCGAAATCCTAGATGAGCAACACGTAATCATTATATCATCTCCAGGCCGCAGCGTTTTCGCATCGCCTGCGCCGTACCATGACTTAATGGTCATTCAATTTGTTGACCATGAGTATCCTTTAGAGGGAGATCCACACCCAGACCAGCATAACATGAAGATCAAGGACCTGACGTGA
- a CDS encoding Long chronological lifespan protein 2 has translation MKLLALLLTLTSLASAQFFNFGNMFGQQQQQQEPQNMPSDSVWYEQQYESARCDKYLCPHTLSCVHFPHHCPCAFPDQEDKVEFGEGSMACVSKGGYKAGEAQRKIELARKGLL, from the exons ATGAAGCTCCTCGCCCTCCTCCTGACGCTCACCTCGCTCGCCAGCGCCCAATTCTTCAACTTCGGTAACATGTTCGGCCAACAGCAACAACAGCAAGAACCCCAAAACATGCCCTCGGACTCGGTGTGGTATGAACAACAATACGAAAGTG CCCGCTGCGACAAATACCTCTGCCCTCATACCCTCAGTTGCGTGCACTTCCCTCATCACTGTCCCTGCGCATTCCCGGACCAGGAAGATAAAGTCGAATTTGGCGAAGGGAGCATGGCATGTGTAAGCAAAGGAGGCTACAAAGCTGGAGAGGCACAGAGGAAGATCGAGTTGGCGAGGAAAGGGTTGCTTTGA
- a CDS encoding Cytochrome c oxidase subunit 6, mitochondrial: MSSAVLARMSRARFFAARPVRSFVVSPVFKPTTAAAPFSSASRRLAASPADDPHDPHHEESFEEFTARYEKEFEQVQDVFELQRNLNNAFAYDLVPSPSVITAALRAARRVNDYPTAVRIFEGIKAKVENKNQYEEYLKELQSVREELGVHLKENMYPEAS, from the exons ATGTCGTCCGCCGTGCTGGCTCGCATGTCGCGGGCTCGATTCTTCGCCGCCCGCCCAGTCCGCAGCTTCGTCGTGTCGCCCGTCTTCAAGCCAACCACCGCCGCGGCTCCATTCTCCTCCGCCAGCAGGAGGCTCGCAGCATCGCCCGCCGACGATCCCCACGATCCACACCACGAGGAGAGCTTCGAGGAGTTCACTGCGAG GTACGAGAAGGAGTTCGAGCAGGTCCAGGATGTTTTCGAGCTGCAGCGTAACCTCAACAACGCTTTCGCCTACGATTTGGTCCCATCGCCGTCTGTCATCACCGCTGCATTGAGGGCAGCTCGCAGAGTCAACGACTACCCAACGGCTGTGCGGATATTTGAGG GCATCAAGGCCAAGGTGGAGAACAAGAACCAGTACGAGGAGTACCTAAAGGAGCTGCAGAGTGTGCGAGAGGAGCTCGGCGTCCACCTCAAGGAGAACATGTACCCGGAGGCCTCGTAG
- a CDS encoding H/ACA ribonucleoprotein complex subunit NOP10 — MHLMYTLDPNGKRRYTLKKIVDGEVTKSAHPARFSPDDKYSRHRVTLKKRYGLLLTQQKDKKALGQ, encoded by the exons ATGCATCTCATGTACACCCTCGACCCGAACGGCAAGCGCCGCTACACCCTCAAGAAGATCGTGGACGGCGAGGTCACAAAGTCGGCACACCCAGCGCGCTTTTCGCCTGATGACAAGTACTCGAG ACACCGAGTGACCCTCAAGAAGCGATACGGCCTTCTCCTTACCCAGCAAA AAGACAAGAAGGCTTTGGGACAGTAG
- a CDS encoding NADH-ubiquinone oxidoreductase, protein MVINPTYLAQRTRSSKNWAEAKHRVLASYRDWVRAAPEIQTMYSLNMPVSALRTKMRQEFERHRYVSQLKTTDVLLFNSHQELQETLNFWKQLTHVLKYFRAEEDPKAALPKNFIQGFIEGRN, encoded by the exons ATGGTGATCAACCCAACGTACCTCGCCCAGAGGACTCGCTCCT CAAAGAACTGGGCGGAAGCGAAACACAGAGTGCTGGCGAGCTACAGAGATTGGGTCAGAGCG GCTCCAGAAATCCAGACAATGTACTCGCTCAACATGCCAGTATCTGCCCTTCGCACAAAAATGAGACAAGAATTCGAGAGACATAGATATGTGTCACAGCTCAAGACGACGGATGTGCTGCTGTTCAACAGTCACCAAGAATTGCAG GAAACATTGAACTTCTGGAAACAACTCACACATGTACTCAAGTACTTCAGAGCAGAGGAGGATCCGAAAGCAGCACTACCGAAGAACTTTATCCAAGGATTCATCGAG GGACGGAATTAG
- a CDS encoding FAD-dependent monooxygenase OpS4 yields MIKWRLTEVKGVPSWSSSNGKVALLGDAVHGMTPYTGQGSAMGIEDAAVLSHLLQTATPTSPLSPIMDRYEQVRRRRCEIVQYLASVQGRSWAAKDPARIDQRREMWRHANDNITGKDVKSDMNANYGSRAFARWVVTFDVAEACGEGEGARARL; encoded by the exons ATGATCAAATGGAGGCTTACGGAAGTCAAAGGAGTTCCGTCTTGGTCAAGCAGCAACGGAAAAGTAGCCCTGCTAGGCGACGCAGTGCATGGCATGACCCCGTATACTG GCCAAGGTTCAGCAATGGGCATCGAAGACGCCGCAGTTCTTTCCCATCTTCTCCAAACCGCCACCCCAACCTCTCCTTTATCTCCCATCATGGACCGTTACGAACAAGTCCGCCGCAGACGCTGCGAGATCGTCCAGTACCTTGCCAGCGTGCAGGGCCGATCGTGGGCAGCAAAGGATCCCGCAAGGATCGACCAGAGACGTGAGATGTGGCGGCATGCCAACGACAACATTACTGGAAAGGATGTGAAGTCTGATATGAACGCTAATTACGGGTCACGGGCTTTCGCGAGGTGGGTGGTGACGTTTGATGTGGCGGAGGCGTGTGGCGAGGGCGAAGGCGCGAGGGCAAGGTTGTAG